The Apium graveolens cultivar Ventura chromosome 6, ASM990537v1, whole genome shotgun sequence genome contains a region encoding:
- the LOC141667200 gene encoding heavy metal-associated isoprenylated plant protein 3-like — protein sequence MGKNKSRNQCENNSKEDDECNTKSEEKKNGGGKKQEKLSLVAVLLKTDLHCDGCADKLMKTVRSLQGVESVKRVDTDMNKLTVIGSVDPSKLRDIIEKRTKKKVEIISPKKDKDNKNDGDGNGKKNSGDKQAKNDKKSKDPPVTTAVLKVALHCDGCVQKIQKLVYKTKGYTEMSIDRQKELVTVKGAIDMKELAALLKKKLKRNVEIVPPKKEKGDGDKKETDDEAGGGGKMEGNKKVQMGTEYAYGFHQYWQEPGYMPTSYLHAPQLFSDENPNACVVM from the exons ATGGGAAAG AACAAGTCACGGAATCAATGCGAAAACAACAGCAAAGAAGACGATGAGTGCAACACCAAAAGTGAAGAGAAGAAGAATGGAGGAGGAAAGAAGCAGGAGAAGTTGAGTCTGGTTGCTGTGCTCCTTAAAACTGATTTGCATTGTGACGGTTGTGCTGATAAACTCATGAAAACTGTTCGCTCTCTTCAAG GTGTTGAGTCGGTGAAGCGAGTTGACACGGACATGAACAAACTCACGGTCATCGGAAGTGTGGATCCGTCGAAACTCCGCGACATAATCGAAAAGAGAACTAAGAAGAAAGTGGAGATCATCTCACCCAAAAAAGACAAGGACAACAAAAATGACGGTGATGGCAATGGCAAGAAGAACTCCGGCGATAAACAGGCCAAAAACGACAAGAAATCCAAAGAT CCTCCTGTCACAACAGCAGTGCTAAAAGTGGCTCTGCACTGTGATGGTTGTGTTCAGAAAATTCAGAAACTTGTCTACAAAACAAAAG GGTATACGGAGATGAGTATTGACAGGCAAAAGGAGTTGGTGACAGTGAAAGGAGCAATTGACATGAAGGAACTAGCTGCATTgttgaagaagaagctgaagagGAATGTGGAGATTGTGCCGCCAAAGAAGGAGAAAGGCGATGGCGATAAAAAGGAAACTGACGACGAGGCGGGCGGTGGTGGGAAAATGGAGGGAAATAAGAAGGTGCAAATGGGGACAGAGTATGCTTATGGTTTCCATCAGTATTGGCAAGAGCCTGGTTATATGCCAACTTCGTATTTGCATGCTCCTCAGCTCTTCAGTGATGAGAATCCTAATGCTTGTGTTGTTATGTGA